The following coding sequences lie in one Spinacia oleracea cultivar Varoflay chromosome 1, BTI_SOV_V1, whole genome shotgun sequence genomic window:
- the LOC130465737 gene encoding uncharacterized protein, translated as MGDRPRRNCTRVPRNQHAASTSRAREPTPPPPPPQFEPDTDFPDVIFVSEGQRARFIHLKLREVIPTRFICQKSLHDMGIESDVKRVFVGVGMRNMYSMLRLTFRRLTLEFLSSFNVRRDGYRTVSSVQFRVMNRTFTISLADFGRIFGLSTTYSRKPKETHNNCEMRGKLTGNANPGSMQHLHASKIQHPVPIVFYRFLGFTIFGRDETQNIRSTELEILGGYVLEGEDSYKMNLAHHMASQFYSIATSTHTTRIPIGGLITHIAMATTNFTEANQTPVLGSNLLDLAYFAGLRRLQGEHGLFRPGAMYWMFEGNRIFTLPDPQGRTSFRPGQAHYLYVGFGQEPQPDPQPQPDPQPEPHQYQPEPRTYFRRGRRDAGRTQGGPVVDEEQGSIHERLSRLELGFHEFAADHQRTMFPFYDQYARQGYIAPDYEHPTWYTYPAEGYGAPGSMGTFTPT; from the coding sequence ATGGGTGACCGACCAAGGAGGAATTGCACAAGGGTACCAAGGAATCAGCATGCAGCTTCGACGAGCCGAGCTCGGgagccgacaccaccacctccgccgccgcaatttgagcccgacacggattttccggatgtcatTTTCGTTTCGGAGGGGCAACGAGCACGTTTCATCCACCTCAAActgagggaggtaatccctactcgctttatttgccaaaaatctTTACATGACATGGGTATTGAAAGTGATGTCAAGCGTGTCTTTGTTGGTGTTGGAATGAGAAACATGTATAGCatgctccgtctcacatttagaCGGTTAACTCTGGAATTTTTGAGTAGTTTCAATGTGCGTAGAGATGGTTATCGAACCGTGTCgtcggttcaatttcgtgtgaTGAACCGAACTTTCACCATTAGTTTAGctgattttggtaggatttttgggTTGTCTACCACCTATAGTAGGAAACCTAAGGAAACCCATAATAACTGTGAAATGCGGGGAAAGCTTACGGGTAATGCCAATCCCGGGagcatgcaacatttgcatgcttccaagatacaacacccggTCCCTATTGTCTTCTACAGGTTTCTGGGATTTACgatctttggtagggatgagacccaAAATATTAGGAGTACGGAGCTTGAGATTTTAGGTGGCTACGTTTTAGAAGGGGAGGATagctacaaaatgaaccttgcacacCATATGGCCTCCCAATTCTATTCCATAGCCACTTCCACCCATACTACTCGTATtcccattggtgggttgatcacccacatagccatggccacgaccaactttactgaggctaaccagactccagttctgggtagcaacCTACTTGACTTGGCTTACTTTGCTGGACTCCGCCGGCtacagggggagcatgggttgtttaggccgggagccatgtattggatgtttgaGGGAAACAGGattttcaccttgcctgaccctcaaggccgcactagtttcagacccggtcaggctcattacTTGTATGTTGGATTTGGGcaagagcctcagcctgacccccaacctcagcctgacccacagccagagccccaccagtaccagccagagcctcgcacctactttaggagggggcgtcgagacgCGGGGAGGACCCAGGGTGGCCCGGTAGTAGATGAGGAGCAGGGGTCCATTCATGAGCggttgagcagacttgagctcgggttccatgagttcgcagctgatcaccagaggaccatgttcccgttctacgatcagtatgccaggcagggctacattgccccagattatgagcaccctacctggtatacctatcccgcggagggatatggagctccgggttctatgggcaccttcacacctacCTAG
- the LOC110793890 gene encoding calcineurin B-like protein 9 → MDGATFKAFKEADVDLDGKICRSEWHQFVSKNPQLLKIMTLQYLRGLKLSRPDLSKWTALLLKIAAFLLNWVPQLIGKEH, encoded by the exons ATGGACGGAGCGACTTTCAAG GCATTCAAAGAAGCCGATGTAGATCTAGACGGAAAGATTTGTAGATCTGAATGGCATCAATTTGTATCCAAAAATCCCCAATTGTTGAAAATAATGACTCTCCAATATCTCAG AGGACTAAAGCTATCAAGGCCCGACTTGAGCAAATGGACCGCGTTACTGCTGAAAATCGCTGCCTTTCTTCTGAATTGGGTACCCCAATTGATCGGTAAGGAACACTAA